A genomic segment from Polyangium mundeleinium encodes:
- a CDS encoding threonine ammonia-lyase translates to MNAPLPSVSPRHVLAAAKRLAPSGLIRHTPLDPSLPLSATMPADVFHKLELFQPTGSFKVRGAANKLLRLRDEEQEVFRRGFVAASAGNHGLGVAHAAAALAARATLVVPRTVSPAKLESLWRYPVELIVSVGNYDVAEADGRRIEAERGLTFISPYNDADVLAGAGTIGVEILADLPDVDLVLVPVGGGGLAAGIALYVKSLAPRTRVVGVQSEASPAMHKSLTADRITEAEELPSLADGLSGNIEAGSITFDLCRRFLDDMVLVTEAEIAEAMRHFLREERLIVEGSAAVGAAALLAGKIDLARTGVARPRVVNVVTGRNVSEATLRGILSPPEAGRSDA, encoded by the coding sequence ATGAACGCTCCCCTCCCCTCCGTCTCGCCGCGGCACGTGCTCGCCGCGGCGAAGAGGCTCGCCCCGAGCGGCCTCATTCGACACACGCCGCTCGATCCGAGCCTGCCGCTCTCGGCCACGATGCCGGCCGACGTCTTCCACAAGCTCGAGCTCTTCCAGCCCACTGGCTCGTTCAAGGTGCGCGGCGCGGCGAACAAGCTCCTGCGGTTGCGCGACGAGGAGCAGGAGGTGTTTCGGCGCGGGTTCGTGGCCGCATCCGCAGGCAATCACGGCCTCGGCGTCGCGCACGCCGCCGCCGCGCTCGCGGCGCGCGCGACGCTCGTCGTGCCCCGCACGGTTTCTCCGGCCAAGCTCGAATCCCTCTGGCGGTACCCCGTCGAGCTCATCGTCTCCGTGGGCAATTACGACGTCGCGGAGGCCGACGGCCGGCGTATCGAGGCCGAGCGTGGGCTCACCTTCATCTCGCCTTACAACGACGCCGACGTCCTCGCCGGCGCGGGCACGATCGGTGTCGAGATCCTCGCCGACCTCCCCGACGTGGATCTCGTCCTCGTCCCCGTCGGCGGCGGCGGGCTCGCCGCGGGCATCGCGCTCTACGTGAAATCGCTCGCGCCCCGCACCCGTGTCGTCGGCGTGCAAAGCGAGGCCTCGCCCGCCATGCACAAAAGCCTCACCGCGGACCGCATCACCGAAGCCGAGGAGTTGCCGAGCCTCGCGGATGGTTTGTCGGGCAATATCGAGGCCGGCTCGATCACGTTCGACCTCTGCCGGCGCTTCCTCGACGACATGGTCCTCGTCACGGAGGCCGAGATCGCCGAGGCGATGCGCCATTTCCTGCGCGAGGAGCGCCTCATCGTCGAGGGCTCGGCCGCCGTGGGCGCGGCCGCGCTGCTCGCCGGGAAGATCGATCTCGCCCGGACCGGTGTGGCGCGGCCGCGGGTTGTGAATGTGGTTACCGGACGCAACGTATCGGAAGCAACGCTCCGGGGCATTCTTTCGCCTCCGGAGGCAGGACGGAGCGATGCCTGA
- a CDS encoding serine/threonine-protein kinase: MGDDRNDEGAFAPGMHHDDALPDLDPEPRSIAPPSSIPLSPGTVVADKFALQRVIASGGMGTVFEAWDTLIERKVALKLMHPHYTTDPSMVARFRREAQAAARVQHPNIVNVLEVGRRRDGAFYLVQELLVGQTLREHLDARGPLEPDEALAILVPVMSGIAAAHASGIIHRDLKPENVILARSPSGEIIPKIIDFGLAKLHDPGKQSLTRLGMLLGTPQYMAPEQVLAEKIDTRADVWAMGVVTFEMLSGVQPFGADGLAKLLAKIVSSDPPPSLDFVAPKAAWPFAPAVARALARDLKERFATILDFRDALCEAHGGTRLLVGHAAPHPGQFVGPAFADVVPIEDPVLDAPVHDLHDGFGAHLPEDGGGYVRVNRPPPPLPPRPGALLQRPRVPVLTPLPASRTEWGGSESQRHNTDEEDPVKLAEEALDVNALADAIRWAQIALEIPGENEDVRGKAWLVLAIAQRWLGQYSEAARAAQEAMARMPRGSNGWHAAFGHLVIAYGYLGRKDRLLARVDELVQLEEEEGVTTEAHLVSACRLAIFVIRAGVPQLGRKLARDAHSRVARAGVVGPFLRAWLAAARAEIAIFEGDPAAYLRRVEAAVDGFTEASDIRNACVQRTNVGLAYMHLGAYDRACFGLRRAVAVAEPMQLDFLPFAQGALGYCLAHLGRDAEGLPIIEAALETSRQRNDRRREAGLLIYAARIRSMQGDHGGAVTLARTAAEEAEDLPPKRAYALAVLADALLAEGHALAALAPASEAASHLERIGGIEEGDALTRLVQALAMRATGQEPEAKRRLGEARRRLLEKADKIGDRRFRRSFLEQVPDHQRLLETASQWLGPA; this comes from the coding sequence GTGGGCGACGATCGGAACGACGAGGGAGCCTTCGCCCCGGGCATGCACCACGACGATGCGCTGCCCGACCTCGACCCCGAGCCGCGATCCATCGCGCCGCCGAGCAGCATCCCGCTCTCGCCGGGCACCGTCGTCGCCGACAAGTTCGCGCTCCAGCGGGTGATCGCCTCGGGCGGCATGGGCACGGTGTTCGAGGCGTGGGACACGCTCATCGAGCGCAAGGTCGCGCTCAAGCTCATGCACCCGCACTACACCACCGACCCCTCGATGGTGGCCCGCTTCCGCCGCGAGGCGCAGGCCGCGGCGCGCGTGCAGCACCCGAACATCGTCAACGTGCTCGAGGTCGGCCGCCGCCGCGACGGCGCGTTTTACCTCGTGCAGGAGCTGCTCGTCGGACAGACCTTGCGCGAGCACCTCGACGCGCGTGGGCCGCTCGAACCCGACGAGGCGCTCGCGATCCTCGTGCCTGTGATGAGCGGCATCGCCGCCGCGCATGCGTCCGGCATCATCCACCGGGATCTCAAGCCCGAGAACGTGATCCTCGCGCGCTCGCCGTCGGGCGAGATCATCCCGAAGATCATCGACTTCGGCCTCGCCAAGCTCCACGACCCGGGCAAGCAGAGCCTCACGCGCCTCGGCATGCTCCTCGGCACGCCGCAATACATGGCCCCCGAGCAGGTCCTCGCCGAGAAGATCGACACGCGCGCCGACGTGTGGGCGATGGGCGTCGTCACGTTCGAGATGCTCTCGGGCGTGCAGCCGTTCGGGGCCGACGGCCTCGCCAAGCTGCTCGCGAAGATCGTCTCGTCCGACCCGCCTCCTTCGCTCGACTTTGTCGCGCCCAAGGCGGCCTGGCCCTTCGCGCCCGCCGTCGCGCGTGCGCTCGCGCGTGACCTCAAGGAGCGCTTCGCCACGATCCTCGACTTCCGCGACGCGCTCTGCGAGGCCCACGGCGGCACGCGCTTGCTCGTCGGGCACGCGGCGCCGCACCCGGGCCAGTTCGTGGGGCCGGCGTTCGCCGACGTCGTCCCGATCGAGGACCCGGTGCTCGACGCGCCGGTGCACGACCTCCACGACGGCTTCGGTGCCCATCTGCCTGAGGACGGTGGTGGGTACGTCCGGGTCAACCGCCCTCCGCCCCCGCTGCCGCCGCGCCCCGGTGCGCTCTTGCAGCGGCCGCGCGTGCCCGTCTTGACTCCGCTCCCGGCTTCGCGGACCGAGTGGGGCGGGTCCGAGAGCCAGCGTCACAACACGGACGAGGAGGACCCCGTCAAGCTCGCCGAGGAGGCGCTCGACGTGAACGCCCTCGCCGACGCGATCCGCTGGGCGCAGATCGCGCTCGAAATCCCCGGCGAGAACGAGGACGTCCGCGGCAAGGCCTGGCTCGTGCTCGCCATCGCGCAGCGCTGGCTCGGCCAGTACAGCGAGGCCGCGCGCGCGGCGCAGGAGGCGATGGCCCGCATGCCGCGCGGCTCGAACGGCTGGCATGCCGCGTTCGGGCACCTCGTCATTGCGTATGGCTACCTCGGCCGCAAGGATCGGCTGCTCGCGCGGGTGGACGAGCTCGTCCAGCTCGAAGAGGAGGAGGGCGTCACGACCGAGGCGCACCTCGTGAGCGCCTGCCGGCTCGCGATTTTCGTGATTCGCGCGGGCGTCCCGCAGCTCGGCCGCAAGCTCGCGCGCGATGCCCACAGCCGCGTCGCGCGGGCGGGCGTCGTGGGCCCCTTCCTCCGGGCCTGGCTCGCCGCGGCCCGCGCTGAGATCGCCATCTTCGAGGGGGATCCGGCGGCGTATTTGCGCCGCGTCGAGGCCGCTGTGGACGGGTTCACCGAGGCGAGCGACATTCGCAACGCCTGCGTGCAGCGGACGAACGTCGGGCTCGCGTACATGCACCTCGGCGCCTACGATCGAGCCTGCTTTGGCCTGCGGCGGGCCGTCGCGGTGGCCGAGCCCATGCAGCTCGATTTCTTGCCGTTCGCCCAGGGTGCGCTCGGGTATTGCCTCGCGCACCTCGGACGGGACGCCGAGGGGCTGCCGATCATCGAGGCGGCCTTGGAGACCTCGCGTCAGCGAAACGATCGGCGCCGCGAGGCGGGGCTGCTCATCTACGCGGCGCGGATCCGTTCGATGCAGGGCGATCACGGCGGCGCGGTGACGCTCGCGCGCACGGCGGCGGAGGAGGCCGAGGATCTGCCGCCCAAGCGCGCTTATGCGCTCGCGGTGCTGGCGGACGCGCTCCTCGCCGAGGGCCACGCGCTCGCCGCCCTGGCGCCTGCGAGCGAGGCGGCGAGCCACCTCGAGCGGATTGGCGGCATCGAGGAAGGGGACGCATTGACGCGCCTCGTGCAGGCCCTCGCCATGCGCGCCACCGGCCAGGAGCCCGAGGCCAAGCGCCGCCTCGGCGAGGCGCGGCGGCGCCTCTTGGAGAAGGCCGACAAGATTGGCGATCGGCGCTTCCGGCGCAGCTTCCTCGAACAGGTGCCGGACCACCAGCGGCTGCTCGAAACGGCGTCGCAATGGCTCGGGCCGGCGTGA
- a CDS encoding STAS domain-containing protein — protein MRCTSCVLEHEGAAHSLDDFLDQLGGCDECPLLGEGASPIVRGLVARQHEAARALRKLGQRARAAEAAVRDLEASATRNEERLATLANLQKASAAEAEAALDEKEAAILALSTPIIHVLDGVVVLPLIGELDARRAETMTNALLDEVTRSSARHVVIDLTGIHAMTAETAEHLLRVAHAVRLLGADIELTGLRADVARTVIELGVDLSRIRTRSSLKQAIAHASRAPRVARS, from the coding sequence ATGCGTTGCACCTCCTGCGTGCTCGAACACGAAGGCGCGGCGCATTCCCTCGACGATTTCCTGGATCAGCTCGGGGGCTGCGACGAATGCCCGCTCCTCGGCGAAGGCGCCTCGCCGATCGTACGCGGGCTCGTCGCGCGCCAGCACGAAGCCGCGCGTGCGCTGCGAAAGCTCGGGCAAAGGGCACGCGCCGCCGAGGCCGCGGTGCGGGATCTGGAGGCGAGCGCGACACGAAACGAGGAGCGGCTCGCCACGCTCGCGAACCTGCAAAAAGCGAGCGCCGCGGAGGCGGAGGCGGCGCTCGATGAAAAAGAAGCGGCGATCCTCGCGCTCTCGACGCCGATCATCCACGTGCTCGACGGCGTGGTCGTGCTCCCGCTCATCGGCGAGCTCGACGCGCGCCGCGCCGAGACGATGACGAACGCGCTGCTCGACGAGGTCACGCGTTCGTCGGCGAGGCACGTCGTGATCGATTTGACAGGCATTCACGCGATGACGGCGGAGACGGCCGAGCACCTGCTGCGGGTGGCGCATGCCGTCCGCCTGCTCGGCGCGGACATCGAGCTCACGGGCCTGCGCGCGGACGTGGCCCGCACGGTGATCGAGCTCGGCGTGGATCTCTCGCGCATCCGGACGCGATCGAGCCTGAAGCAGGCGATCGCCCACGCCTCCCGGGCCCCACGCGTGGCCCGTTCCTGA
- a CDS encoding vWA domain-containing protein, giving the protein MDHRIGTALLSTLLASLVLTGCAADSSDAGTFGGNVDPEPGATGISQGGAQDFGLFRKILEDGEIPGPGALDDLGFFAEHKLDYAAPNCGNNVCMHGLLGVMGNMITGSNCTLVQIGMNSPIDVGSMTRPPLHLVVAVDVSGSMAGQPMDYVKAGLVEMIPALEPTDRISLVTYSTSANLVLDHVSASDTQALKSAFQGLFAAGSTNLYDGLFTAFSVADQYFDPGYQNRVLYLSDGVATAGLTNPSKLTSLAEAYAKKGIGVTTIGVGGDFDVEVMRDLSEVGAGNFYFLEDPKAVVEVFTDEVNTFLVPVALDVNIDVTVGGGYVVRGVYGTNGWQTAEGGGTISIPSLFLAGRTSSDEPISEGRRGGGGAMILELVPRSGAISVPDPYEVGSLNLSYRDPLTGFTKAQSTNIKAPHMYEDPQTFFTDETVEKGFVMLNIYAGFKLASELTADSDPRTARRTLEALRPSVDTWLAEHPDADIQDDLKYIDLFIENLKVVEANTTPYEPADPPPPWPAD; this is encoded by the coding sequence ATGGACCATCGAATCGGTACAGCGCTCCTTTCGACCTTGCTCGCCTCGCTCGTGCTGACGGGCTGCGCGGCTGACAGCTCGGACGCGGGCACCTTCGGCGGCAACGTGGATCCCGAGCCCGGCGCCACCGGCATCTCGCAAGGCGGCGCCCAGGACTTCGGCCTCTTCCGCAAGATCCTCGAAGACGGGGAGATCCCGGGCCCCGGCGCGCTCGACGACCTCGGCTTCTTCGCCGAGCACAAGCTCGATTACGCCGCGCCGAACTGCGGCAACAACGTCTGCATGCACGGCCTGCTCGGCGTGATGGGCAACATGATCACGGGCTCGAATTGCACCCTCGTCCAGATCGGCATGAACTCGCCGATCGACGTCGGCAGCATGACGCGCCCGCCTTTGCACCTCGTCGTCGCCGTCGACGTGAGCGGTTCCATGGCCGGCCAGCCCATGGATTACGTGAAGGCGGGCCTCGTCGAGATGATCCCGGCGCTCGAGCCGACGGATCGGATCTCGCTCGTCACGTACTCGACGAGCGCCAACCTCGTCCTCGATCACGTGAGCGCCTCCGATACCCAGGCCCTCAAGAGCGCGTTCCAGGGCCTCTTCGCCGCGGGCTCGACGAACCTCTACGACGGCCTCTTCACCGCGTTCTCCGTCGCCGATCAGTATTTCGATCCGGGCTACCAGAACCGCGTGCTTTACCTCTCGGACGGCGTGGCCACGGCGGGCCTGACGAACCCGAGCAAGCTCACCTCGCTCGCCGAGGCATACGCGAAGAAGGGCATCGGCGTGACCACGATCGGCGTCGGCGGAGACTTCGACGTCGAGGTGATGCGTGATCTCAGCGAGGTCGGCGCGGGCAACTTCTACTTCCTCGAAGATCCGAAGGCGGTCGTCGAGGTCTTCACCGACGAGGTGAATACCTTCCTCGTGCCCGTCGCGCTCGACGTGAACATCGACGTCACCGTCGGCGGCGGCTACGTCGTGCGCGGCGTCTACGGGACGAACGGCTGGCAGACGGCCGAGGGCGGCGGGACGATCTCCATCCCGAGCCTCTTCCTCGCGGGCCGCACGAGCTCCGACGAGCCCATCTCCGAGGGCCGGCGCGGCGGCGGCGGCGCCATGATCCTCGAGCTCGTGCCGCGCTCCGGCGCGATCAGCGTGCCCGATCCGTACGAGGTCGGGTCACTCAACCTCTCGTACAGGGATCCACTCACGGGCTTCACGAAGGCCCAGTCGACGAACATCAAGGCCCCGCACATGTACGAGGATCCGCAGACGTTCTTCACGGACGAGACCGTCGAGAAGGGGTTCGTCATGCTGAACATCTACGCCGGCTTCAAGCTCGCCTCCGAGCTCACGGCCGACAGCGATCCGCGCACCGCGCGCCGCACGCTGGAAGCACTCCGCCCGAGCGTCGACACGTGGCTCGCCGAGCACCCCGATGCGGACATCCAGGACGATCTCAAGTACATCGACCTCTTCATCGAGAATCTGAAGGTCGTCGAGGCAAACACCACGCCCTACGAGCCGGCCGATCCGCCGCCGCCCTGGCCCGCGGACTGA
- a CDS encoding acyl-CoA synthetase, translated as MSTKRNPYEELPRTKANFAPLSPVTFLERAAAVYPDRVAIVHGRLRFTWSEAYERARRLASALTRRGIGVGDTVAVLLPNIPAMLDAHFGVPMTGAVLNTLNTRLDAATIAFMLDHAEAKVLLVDRELSGTARQALALAQSKPLVVDVDDPMYEGPGERLGALEYEAFLAEGDPAFTPRVPEDEWEAISLNYTSGTTGDPKGVVYHHRGAYLNAIGNMVTWSMPKHATYLWTLPMFHCNGWCFTWTMAANAGTNVCLRKVDARHVFEAIREHGVTHYCGAPIVHAMLVNADPALREGIRHRVHAMVAAAAPPAAMIEGMERMGFDLTHVYGLTETYGPAAVCEKHEAWAALDISHRTERMGRQGVRYLVEEGLTVMDSESMEPVPANAEVMGEVVFRGNIVMKGYLKNPRATEEAFRGGWFHSGDLAVLQPDGYVKIKDRSKDIIISGGENISSLEVEDTLYRHPAVLAAAVVAAPDPKWGETPLAFVETKEGATIAEADLIAFCRTLLAHFKAPRKIVFGPLPKTSTGKIQKFLLRERARSTDAIE; from the coding sequence ATGAGCACGAAACGGAACCCGTACGAAGAATTGCCCCGCACGAAGGCGAACTTCGCCCCGCTTTCGCCTGTCACGTTCCTCGAGCGCGCGGCGGCGGTGTACCCGGATCGCGTCGCCATCGTGCATGGCCGCCTCCGTTTTACCTGGTCCGAGGCGTACGAACGCGCGCGGCGGCTCGCGTCGGCGCTCACGCGACGTGGGATCGGCGTGGGGGACACGGTGGCCGTGCTCCTGCCGAACATCCCGGCCATGCTCGACGCCCATTTCGGCGTCCCGATGACGGGCGCGGTGCTGAACACCCTGAACACGCGCCTCGACGCGGCGACGATCGCGTTCATGCTCGATCACGCGGAGGCGAAGGTCCTGCTCGTCGATCGTGAGCTCTCGGGGACGGCGCGGCAGGCGCTCGCGCTCGCGCAATCGAAGCCGCTCGTCGTCGACGTGGACGATCCGATGTACGAGGGGCCGGGCGAGCGTCTCGGCGCGCTCGAATACGAGGCTTTCCTCGCGGAGGGGGATCCCGCGTTCACGCCACGCGTGCCGGAGGACGAGTGGGAGGCGATCTCGCTCAACTACACCTCGGGGACGACGGGTGATCCCAAGGGCGTCGTCTATCACCACCGCGGCGCGTACCTGAATGCCATCGGCAACATGGTCACCTGGAGCATGCCGAAGCACGCGACGTACCTCTGGACGCTCCCCATGTTCCACTGCAATGGCTGGTGTTTCACCTGGACCATGGCGGCGAACGCCGGGACGAACGTGTGCCTGCGCAAGGTCGACGCGCGCCACGTCTTCGAGGCGATCCGCGAGCACGGGGTGACGCATTATTGCGGCGCGCCGATCGTGCACGCCATGCTGGTGAACGCCGATCCCGCGCTCCGGGAGGGGATCCGGCACCGCGTGCACGCCATGGTGGCCGCGGCGGCGCCGCCGGCGGCGATGATCGAGGGCATGGAGCGGATGGGCTTTGATCTCACGCACGTCTATGGTTTGACCGAGACCTACGGGCCCGCGGCCGTTTGCGAGAAGCACGAGGCCTGGGCGGCGCTCGACATCAGCCATCGCACGGAGCGTATGGGCCGCCAGGGCGTGCGGTACCTCGTCGAGGAGGGGCTCACCGTGATGGACTCCGAATCGATGGAGCCCGTCCCCGCCAATGCGGAGGTGATGGGCGAGGTCGTGTTCCGCGGGAACATCGTCATGAAGGGTTACCTCAAGAACCCGCGCGCCACCGAGGAGGCGTTCCGGGGCGGCTGGTTCCATTCGGGTGATCTCGCCGTCCTCCAGCCGGACGGGTACGTGAAGATCAAGGATCGCTCGAAGGACATCATCATCTCGGGCGGGGAAAACATCTCCTCGCTGGAGGTGGAGGACACGCTCTATCGCCACCCCGCCGTGCTCGCCGCGGCCGTCGTGGCCGCGCCGGATCCGAAATGGGGCGAGACCCCGCTCGCGTTTGTCGAGACGAAAGAGGGCGCCACCATTGCCGAGGCGGATCTCATCGCGTTTTGCCGGACGCTCCTCGCCCATTTCAAGGCGCCGCGCAAGATTGTCTTCGGCCCGCTCCCGAAGACCTCGACGGGCAAGATCCAGAAGTTTTTGCTACGCGAGCGCGCGCGGTCGACGGACGCGATCGAATAG
- a CDS encoding DUF2325 domain-containing protein, translating to MSREALAREVEKDSRGGRTVLVIGGSGGMSDRYRDVAEKHGLTLKHYETRVPKGVRRDVGKVALVIIMVTMVSHALRDQVHNLGISDAPVVYLRSASVSALRGALEQWEA from the coding sequence ATGAGCCGAGAAGCCCTTGCCAGAGAGGTCGAGAAGGATTCGCGTGGTGGTCGGACCGTGCTCGTGATCGGCGGCAGCGGCGGGATGTCGGACAGGTACCGTGACGTCGCCGAGAAGCACGGCTTGACCCTCAAGCACTACGAGACGCGCGTGCCGAAAGGGGTGCGTCGCGACGTGGGGAAGGTCGCGCTCGTCATCATCATGGTGACGATGGTCTCGCATGCGCTCCGGGATCAGGTGCACAACCTCGGGATCAGCGACGCGCCGGTCGTGTACCTGCGGAGCGCGTCCGTCTCGGCGTTACGAGGCGCGCTCGAACAGTGGGAGGCGTGA
- a CDS encoding FIST signal transduction protein, whose protein sequence is MLEASTVSIVHDDARLAGRDAADELVDVMGGRPDFVLLFASAKYEGRAVLDGLRGRLGSGVQIAGCSSFAEIDGKGGLTESVTAMGFRLGSALRVATLADVSRDGDDRGLGRRLGERAQALDPSLILVFYDSLRVNGPNVLRGLQDVLGATFPMVGGGAGDLGDFVRAYQIADGEVLTGGAAIAVFSGPIRIATAARSGWMPVGGEHRITAVEKGNVLLTIDDRPALELYQEYLGPRAAAVASLAVEFPLAVVGGLEGTCRPAEGEIAVLRAVAGIDVQRKALLLGGDLPEGTLVRMTTGTREEVIRAAEEATARALRSLPNPSCALLFDCMARKLVLGTRYRDELKQPMARLGSIPRIGFYTHGELSPVDGVCMCHNETFTLALLEG, encoded by the coding sequence ATGCTCGAGGCGTCCACGGTATCCATCGTCCACGACGACGCCCGTCTCGCAGGCCGCGACGCCGCGGACGAGCTCGTCGACGTGATGGGCGGCCGGCCCGATTTCGTTTTGCTCTTCGCATCGGCGAAATACGAGGGCCGCGCCGTGCTCGACGGCCTGCGCGGCCGCCTTGGCAGCGGCGTGCAGATCGCGGGGTGTTCGAGCTTCGCCGAGATCGACGGCAAGGGCGGCCTCACGGAGTCCGTCACGGCCATGGGGTTCCGGCTCGGCAGCGCATTGCGCGTGGCGACGCTCGCCGATGTTTCGAGGGACGGCGACGATCGGGGCCTCGGGCGGCGCCTCGGCGAGCGCGCACAGGCCCTCGATCCGAGCCTGATCCTCGTGTTTTACGACAGCTTGCGCGTCAACGGGCCCAACGTCCTCCGTGGCCTGCAGGACGTGCTCGGCGCGACGTTCCCCATGGTGGGCGGAGGCGCCGGGGATCTCGGGGATTTCGTCCGGGCCTATCAGATCGCGGACGGGGAGGTCCTCACGGGCGGCGCGGCCATCGCCGTGTTCTCGGGCCCCATTCGGATCGCGACGGCGGCGCGGAGCGGCTGGATGCCGGTCGGCGGGGAGCACCGGATCACCGCGGTCGAGAAGGGGAATGTGCTCCTCACGATCGACGATCGCCCGGCGCTCGAGTTGTACCAGGAATACCTCGGCCCCCGCGCGGCCGCCGTGGCCTCGCTCGCCGTCGAATTCCCCCTCGCGGTCGTGGGCGGCCTCGAAGGCACGTGCCGGCCGGCCGAAGGGGAAATCGCCGTGCTCCGGGCGGTCGCGGGCATCGACGTCCAGCGCAAGGCGCTCCTCCTCGGCGGGGATTTGCCCGAGGGCACGCTGGTGCGTATGACGACGGGGACGCGGGAAGAAGTGATTCGCGCCGCCGAGGAAGCGACAGCGCGGGCCTTGCGTTCCCTGCCAAACCCTTCGTGCGCGCTCCTCTTCGATTGCATGGCGCGCAAGCTCGTGCTCGGCACGCGGTACCGCGACGAGCTGAAACAACCGATGGCGCGGCTCGGGTCGATCCCGAGGATCGGGTTTTACACGCACGGCGAGCTGTCCCCCGTCGACGGCGTCTGCATGTGCCACAACGAGACCTTCACCCTCGCGCTGCTCGAGGGCTGA
- a CDS encoding RNA ligase family protein, which produces MTEIVKPPFEQFPKIPRLNRLCVATEKIDGTNACIYIGEPVSPNAGKPNPTILLAGSRTRWITPQDDNFGFARWVEEHREELITGLGPGLHYGEWWGASIQRHYGLKEKRFSLFDTQRWGDNAVRPACCGVVPVLAQGMDIRAVTEKALALLRKEGSRAAPGFMQPEGVVIVHSASGGLFKVTLEKDEAPKGQGKEEPRAIRPSK; this is translated from the coding sequence ATGACCGAGATTGTCAAGCCGCCGTTCGAGCAGTTCCCCAAGATCCCGCGCCTCAACCGGCTGTGCGTCGCAACGGAGAAGATCGACGGGACGAATGCGTGCATCTACATCGGCGAGCCCGTCTCCCCCAACGCCGGTAAGCCGAACCCGACGATCCTCCTCGCAGGGTCCAGGACCAGGTGGATCACGCCGCAGGACGACAACTTCGGCTTCGCGCGCTGGGTCGAGGAGCATCGCGAAGAACTCATCACCGGCCTCGGGCCGGGCCTGCATTACGGCGAGTGGTGGGGAGCGAGCATCCAGCGGCACTACGGCTTGAAGGAGAAGCGCTTCAGCCTCTTCGACACCCAACGCTGGGGAGACAACGCGGTGCGTCCGGCGTGCTGCGGCGTCGTCCCGGTGCTGGCGCAGGGGATGGACATCCGCGCCGTCACCGAGAAGGCGCTAGCCCTTCTCCGCAAGGAGGGTTCACGCGCCGCGCCCGGCTTCATGCAGCCCGAGGGCGTGGTCATCGTCCACTCGGCCTCGGGCGGGTTGTTCAAGGTCACGCTGGAGAAGGACGAGGCCCCGAAGGGGCAGGGCAAGGAGGAGCCACGAGCCATCCGGCCTTCGAAGTGA